TGTCTGTTTTAGGTGGTTGGAGGAATAAGGCTGCCATCATTGGAATATAGGTAAGGCACAATATTACCACGCCCAAAACGGCAAATCCAAAAGTCATAGCCATTGGTATAAACATTTTACCTTCAACACCCTGCAAGGCTAAAACCGGGATGAAAACAATCAAAATAATCAACTGACCAAAAAATGCTGAGTTCATCATTTTGCTTGACGAATTATAGGCAATTTCGTTTCGTTTCGCCTGGTCGAGTTTTGTGCCGATAAGGTTTTTACGGTGCAGGTAAAAAATCATACTTTCGACGATAATAACCGACCCATCGACCAATATCCCGAAATCGAGCGCCCCCAAACTCATCAGGTTTGCCCATACCCCAAACAGGTTCATCATGATAAAGGCAAATAGTAATGCCAGAGGAATTGTAGATGCCACGATTAATCCGCCCCTTAAATTCCCCAGGAATATTACGAGGACAAAAATTACAATTAGCGCACCCAACGACAGGTTTTCTGCAACCGTAGATGTGGTACTTTTAATGAGCTTACTGCGGTCAAGAAAAGGTTTAATTTCAACACCATCAGGCAGTGATTTTTGAATTAAAGCCATTCGCTCTTTTACATCCTTAATCACATCGTTTGAGTTTTCGCCCTTCAGCATCATCACGATACCGCCAACAGCTTCACCCTTACCATCTTTTGTAAAAGCGCCGAAGCGGACAAAACTTCCGTATTTCACTTCTGCTACATCCCTGATAAAAATGGGTTGCCCGTCAATGTTTGCGACCAAAGTGTTTTTAATATCATCCAACGAACGCATCAACCCTTCGCCACGGATAAAGTTGGCCTGAAAATTTTTCTCGATATATGCGCCGCCTGTGTTCTGATTGTTGTCGTCAAGTGCTTCAAAAATATCCGAAATGGCTAAACCCATACTTCTGAGTTTATCAGGATTAACAGCGACTTCGTATTGTTTACCCCTGCCCCCAAAAGAGTTTACTTCTACCACTCCGGGCAGCATAGCCATTTGTCGTTTTACAATCCATTCCTGCATGGTGCGCAGTTCCATGTCGTTATAAACGGTATCGTAACCGGGTTGCACTTCAAGCGTGTATTGATAAATTTCGCCTAATCCGGTGCTGATTGGCGCCATAAACGGTTCCCCAAATCCCTGTGGAATTTTTTCTTTCACTTCGGCTAAGGCTTCACTTACCAACTGCCGGGGAAGATATGTCCCGGCGCTTTCTTTGAAAACAATGGTTACAACCGAAAGCCCAAAACGTGACACACTTCGTATTTCGGTCACGTCGGGCAGGTTCGCTACTGCCAATTCTACCTGATAGGTTACAAACTGTTCAATGTCTTCCGTGCCCAAATTGGGTGCGGTGGTAATTACCAAAACCTGATTGTTTGTAATGTCAGGTGTGGCGTCAAGTGGCACTTTCGTCATGGAATATATTCCGCCAATAATCAGTCCGATTGTCATCAGCCCGATAAGTGCCTTATTCTTTATTGAAAAGGATATTATACTGTTTATCATTTCATCTAAAATTTATTTGTTTGAATCTTGATTTTATTTTTAATATTTCGTTTCATAATATCTATTGAAATTTTCTTTGTTTTTGAAATAGACCACGTCCTGTTTATTCCTTGTTTTAAGTCCGATAATTGCGTCAGCTTTGTTTATTGAATCTCCCGAAAATGCATCGGCAACCATTGCCACTTCCTTGAAATGTTTTGCGAGATGATTAAAACATTGTTGGCTACAGAAATAGTAAACTTTATTCTCAAAAACTGCTTTAGTACTTTCATGAATCTGTAAATTATCCCCATTCATACATATCCAGTTTTCAGGCATGTTCTGACCATACCATACAATTTTACGCCATGCGAACCTGGTTTCGCAACGATAGGTATAGAAAATCAGAATTGACATAAGACTCAGAAGAAGGATGCTGAAACTTATCAGCATGGTCCTGTTAAATTTTTTATTATCAAGCTTTTGCTTTTCAAGAAGCTCCTGCTTGCTTAATCTCTTCTTTTTCATACTTAAAAGATTAAGTGATTAATATTGCCGATAAAAAATGTGCTATCGGATTTATAAGAAAATCTAAAAGAAATTAAACAGCGAAGGGAGGTGCCCTCAATGAATAGTTGGTGAGAAATATTTGTTTGGGAGGAGAAAAACAAAAATAAATAATGCCAATTACCTCGTCAACATTTAATGCTATATCTGACTTTGATTCACTTCTAAAAAGGTCGAAATGTAGTTGCGTTACAAGCGGTAATTTTACATCAACATCGCCAGATTTTTCTGAAACGACAATATTTAAGGCATGGCAATGCGTTTCAGGATTTTCTCCGTGCTTTTCAGATTTTGATGTTTTACACTCCGAACTTTCCGAATGTGATTCAACGGAATCGAAATGATGATGATGAGGAACAACAGCATGGGCAAAAATAATTATCCCTGCAATCAGCACAAGAAATTTACCCGTATGTTTTTCCAATAAACTCAATCTCTTACAGTTTTAAAATGTTGATACAAAGTTATAACGACAAATATACACCAAAGTTCATGCAACCGGGTTGCAAAGTTATTTTTTACAATTTGAACAAACTCCTTTTACTACCATATTTGCGCTTTCGAGGGAAAAACTACTGGGGAGGTTTATAGTTGGAACAGGAATGTCGTTTAAACAAAAGGTTTGATTGCAATTTGTGCAAAGAAAATGAACATGCAGGTCTTCGGGGTCGCACTCGCAATTGTCCTGACAAAGCGCATATCTCAAAGAACCCGAACCATCTTCTATCGAATGAATCAGTTTGTTTTCCTGAAATGTTTTTAGTGTTCTATAAAGAGTTGCTTTATCGGCTTTTTCAATTTTTTGTTCTAATTCAGGCAAACTAATAGCCGTTTTTTGTTCTGTTAGAACTTGCAAAACCAATTGTCGCATTGCAGTTGGTTTGATGTTTTTTAAGTTGAGTTTGTTGTCTATTTCCTTTTTCATTTTGTCGGTTCATTTCTTAATAGCTCAAAAGTAACAATTCAGCACGAGTGTGTAGGCAAAATTGCAGCTCTTTTACAAGCCTTTGGTTTGGGCGTTGGCTTGTGGGGGCTTGGAAATGTGCTGCAATGTGGGGTGGGGTTTCTTTCCTTTTTTTGCGGGGGGAGAAAAAAAACAAAATAAATTCCATCAAATTTGCACCGACTTGTCAAAGAGCTAAATATTTTAATCTGCTTGTTTTAAACTGCACCTATCAGTCTTGAAGGTTCTCTTTTTTCGCCTTGTTGCTAACATCTGTGTATACGCCATACTATTGCATATACATTTCATATATGCTACCTGTTTGTTTTTATAATATTCATATTATAAATACTTTATGGAGACTGTCTGTTTTTTGTGCAATTGCGCATACAGTAATTTTCCCTGAGCTGATTCTTCATAGGTTATGACTTCTCTTCAATATTTACCTAGGTGAGAATGACCACTGCTCGTTTAGTTCTCAAAGGGATTTCAATGATATGAGTTAACTTTCCACCATTTCTTACTATTGGCAATTGATTCAAGCAACGAATTTACGAAAACATTTCTGCTTTACCTATCAATTCTTTTATCCAATTTGTGCTATTTCTCTCGATTTTCCTTTGAAGTTTCTTTAATCGCCTGGAAGAACAAGTCTGTCCTCCTATCATGACTAATCGTTCCTTCTTCCAGATCCATCAACTCGATGGCTCTCTGATACGCTTCATCGCTTACTCCTACGTGAAATCGCAATTGATCTTCTCCCTCACCACTTTCCAGTACGACATGGTGTGAATTTTTCTCTTCTTGCATCAATTCTGATTTATTTCCAGGTTATGATTCTCAATAAACAAATATAGACAAAGAACAATTAAAAATTTGACAACCTGTGTCATTATGAAAATAAACCTCTGATAAAACTATAAGGTTTTTTCATTTCTCATTCACGCAAATCAGTTTTTTTGTCAATATAATCCTTCACATCCTCAATATTTTCTTTTATTTTTGCATTGTTACATCGTTGGATTTTAAATATATAGTCTTTGACTACCTTTGCCAATATTGAATTCAGTTCTTTTTAAGGATAAATACGAAAGATGAAAAATGTTCTTATGCCATGGATAATGTTTGCCTGGATACCTCCATTGAACAACTATCTGAGATTGAGGGTTTGAGTAATAGTACATTTAATATTTGCAAATACAACAACCTCAACAATCTCTTCCAAATACTGGATTACTATAATTCACATGGCCACTTTCATGACATTAGAAATTGTGGATTACAGACCAGTAATGAACTGGTACAAATTTCCCAAAAATATATTTCTCTCCATTCTTCAAATAAAATGGCGGATATTGAACTGCCAGATTTAAAATCCCATACACCTCTCGTAGAACTGCCTGAACCTGAAAAATATACTCATTTGCAAAAGATGATCTTTACTAATTTCATCAACATTAAAATTATTTTACTCTCTGTTCGTTTAAAGAATACACTTAGAAAGTATTTAAATGATGATTATTCTTTCGATACCTTTGAAAGGATGATTCTCTTAACTCCTGAAGATAAATTGAGAAATATCAATGGATTGGGAGAGAAGTCATTTGTTGAATTGAGAAAACTCATAAACAGTGTAAATGAATACATCGATACTTTCATACATAGATAATCTTACATATTCTTTTTTCTTCATGGCTGATATAGTTGCAAAGTTAAAGCACCTGGCACATGATACTTATGGCCCCCCCCGGCAAAAACAGCTATCCCTATTAAAGCCGTTCTCTATATTCCAAGACAGCAACAACTCTCAATTTCCTAACACCACACTTCCCTGGCTGTTTTTGCCTTACCGGTAGTGAAATCCATCTACCAACTTATGTTCCTTGCAACATCCCCCTTCACACCGCATCTCAACAGTCTCCCAAACATTAACCGGTCTCCCCGTTTCCCATCCGAAGCCGGTTTTTCTCCGCCCCATCTCTCTCACCGCCCCACAAAGTCCAACCGGAACAGGAAATAAGGTGTTCGTCAATCGCTCGCTTAGTTCACAAAACATGCCTGCAAGGGCAAGCAAGTGGCTTGAAAAAAATCTCCACCTTTTGGAGATTCGCCTCCGGCTCCTCTCTTTCAAAAGGTAGTATTTTTTTCGCCACCCTTGCAGGCACCGCATCCACACTTAGCTCTTGCGCTCCCGCTCACTCCGCTCCCGTTCCCCTCATCTGCAATGTGATTGGCATCTACAACCCAACAGCGTTCCCAATCACGGTCAATCTAAGGTCGCTTTGTTTGGTGCTCATCGCTGCGTGGCTGCTTGTTTTGTTGCACAACGCTCGCTCAATCCTCACGCGTGGCTACTCTTGCCCCCTTGAATCCCCAATAAGGTATTCGCTTCGCTCATACATTATTTGAAAGGGGGCAACCGCCACTCCGTGTTTCTGCTCGCCTGCGGGTCGCTCAGGCTAATCGGGGTGTCACACTTTTTGTATATCTACCGTCCCCCCACATCACTGTTGTCCCTTTCTTATCCCATCGCTTTGCCATGTCCATTCCGCTCGCTCCCTCTCCGCCCGACCCTCATGCTTCGGGTCGGTCCGGATCCTCCTCTCGCTCCATTCACATCGCTTCGCTCTCTCGGTTTTGCACCTCCGCGTTACTGCCGTGTTCGCTACGGCTCTCTCTGTCGGCAGCCGACCCTCATGCTTCGGGTCGATCTCCCTCCTCCGTTCGCTTCGCTCGCACCGCAACGCTCCCCGCGTTTACCACCACCGATCTTTCATCGGCGTGAGCTTGCTTCCGCTCCTCTTCCGTTCCATTCCGCGCTTTCACGCCAGGCGCTTTCTACCAATGGGCAAGGGATCTCAAGCTTTCTTCCCGCCCTTGCAGCCAAGTATGCTTCGCACTTCGCTGCAAGGCCGCCCTCCCCAAAGCCCCTGGCGTTTCATCGCTACATTCCACTCCTTTCGTCGCTCCACCAAGCCCACACCTTCCCGGAGGCCATATAACAAAAAGTCCGCCACCCCGGCTGTCATCAGCAGGCGTCACCAGCGCTCATGACTTCGCGCTCCCTCATGCCACCGCCTTCGCTCCACTCGCGTCGGCTCGCGCCTCGTCACTCCGCAAGCAAAAACAGGTCGCTGCGCTCCCCCGTTTTTCCATTGCTCCGTTCCAGCTCAAGGCTGCATTTCCTGTTTGACCCAGTCCAATCACATCCTGAAAACATTTATCTTAATCTAATTACCGGGCACAGTGGAACCTTAGAACACACGTCGCTTCGCGACGTGTGTTTTCTTTTTTCGATCCAACCACATTTGCGTGATCCTTGTTCTCACAATTCCCGCTTGCAACAATTGAAACAAAATAATCTGTATAAATTGGCAGGAAAAACTGATCAGTTTTTCCGCCAATTCAATAATCATTTTTAATGAAAATCTTTCATCTCGTCCAGTGGAAAAACCCTACATTTGCTCCATGCAAAAGGAACTCAACACCCAGAAAATCGAACTGATTCATCCTGAAAGCTCTGAGCAAAAATATCCCTACATCGGGGATATCCAGGCTGGGTTTCCTTCGCCGGCCGAAGATTTCTTTCACGATTACATCAGCCTGGACGAGCTGCTGATCGATCAAAAGGAGACCACATTCTTTGCCCGGGTGACCGGCAGTTCCATGAGCAACGATTTCAACGACGGTGATCTGCTCATCATCGACAAGAGCCTGGAGTGGGAGGAAAACAAAATCGCACTCTGCTTCATCAATGGTGAGTTCACCTTGAAACGGATCAAGGTGAAAGAGAATAAATGCTTCCTGCTCCCCTCGAACCAGGATTTTCCCCTCATCGAGGTCAACTACGAACAGGGTGTGACGATCTGGGGCATTGTCAAATATTCAATTCGCAAACACTGATGTACGCGCTGG
This genomic window from Dysgonomonadaceae bacterium zrk40 contains:
- a CDS encoding transcriptional repressor; its protein translation is MKKEIDNKLNLKNIKPTAMRQLVLQVLTEQKTAISLPELEQKIEKADKATLYRTLKTFQENKLIHSIEDGSGSLRYALCQDNCECDPEDLHVHFLCTNCNQTFCLNDIPVPTINLPSSFSLESANMVVKGVCSNCKK
- the umuD gene encoding translesion error-prone DNA polymerase V autoproteolytic subunit; amino-acid sequence: MQKELNTQKIELIHPESSEQKYPYIGDIQAGFPSPAEDFFHDYISLDELLIDQKETTFFARVTGSSMSNDFNDGDLLIIDKSLEWEENKIALCFINGEFTLKRIKVKENKCFLLPSNQDFPLIEVNYEQGVTIWGIVKYSIRKH